A portion of the Carassius carassius chromosome 42, fCarCar2.1, whole genome shotgun sequence genome contains these proteins:
- the LOC132124279 gene encoding zinc finger protein SNAI2-like, whose translation MPRSFLVKKHFNAAKKPNYRELESPTVFISPYVLKTLPVPVIPEVLSPVSYNPITVWTTSNLPLSPLPSDLSPISGYPSSFSDTSSNKDHSGSESPRSDEDERIQSTKLSDAEKFQCSLCNKSYSTYSGLMKHKQLHCDAQTRKSFSCKYCEKEYVSLGALKMHIRTHTLPCVCKMCGKAFSRPWLLQGHIRTHTGEKPFSCPHCSRAFADRSNLRAHLQTHSDVKKYQCKNCSKTFSRMSLLHKHEESGCCIAH comes from the exons ATGCCTCGTTCATTCCTAGTAAAGAAGCATTTCAATGCAGCCAAGAAACCGAATTATAGAGAACTGGAGAGTCCAACAG TGTTTATTTCTCCATATGTCTTAAAAACCCTCCCAGTGCCTGTTATACCTGAAGTGTTAAGCCCGGTGTCGTACAACCCCATTACAGTTTGGACTACCAGCAACCTGCCCCTGTCACCCCTGCCCAGTGACCTGTCCCCCATCTCCGGATACCCCTCGTCCTTCTCCGATACATCCTCTAATAAAGACCACAGCGGTTCGGAGAGCCCCAGAAGCGATGAAGATGAGCGGATACAGTCGACTAAACTGTCAGACGCTGAGAAGTTTCAGTGCAGTTTGTGCAACAAGTCCTACAGCACGTATTCCGGACTCATGAAACACAAGCAGCTGCACTGCGATGCACAGACCAGGAAATCATTCAGCTGCAAGTACTGCGAGAAGGAATATGTGAGTCTAGGAGCCCTAAAGATGCACATAAGGACACACACGCTGCCGTGCGTTTGCAAAATGTGCGGGAAAGCTTTCTCCAGACCTTGGTTGCTGCAAGGACACATTAGAACGCACACAG GTGAGAAACCCTTTTCATGCCCCCACTGCAGTCGTGCATTCGCAGACCGGTCCAACCTCCGAGCTCACCTGCAAACTCACTCAGACGTGAAGAAATACCAGTGCAAGAACTGCTCCAAAACTTTCTCCCGCATGTCGCTGCTGCACAAACATGAGGAATCTGGCTGTTGCAttgcacactga